One Campylobacter concisus DNA window includes the following coding sequences:
- a CDS encoding C69 family dipeptidase, protein MKGKILASIVAMSAILGTSSLACTTILVGDKASNDGSMLVARSADSKAIKAQVFLIHPATKNQTGMHSSKAHDGANDFTYPLPKDGMRYTTIANSHTKLHGAVGYNEAGVGLSGTETIYAKDELLKVDPYNEETGITEDDIPDVLLPRMKSAKEGVKLLGEIVETKGAGEGFGVVFVDANELWYFETGTGHKWIASKIPQDEYFVTANQGRLHAYKENDPNFIGAKDVIKFAIDNKTYDPAKDGEFNFTKAYTRDDERDMTYNYPRVCWVQSMFNPSLKQDFADGQKFPVFLKPEKKLSVEDLKAAMRAHYDGTAFDNYASKDEDKKNIYRAISVFRTYESHVMQVRPWLPKEIGRVTYVALGMADLSVYLPYYEGLDGFIKGYSDGSYDADDTSIYWVYRKLQTLVMTDYEKYSPVVKEAYAKFEKELAVKQAKFEDEYVKLYKKDKKKADKLLNEFSQKTMQEAKDLTQELTNKVFTMLTADMDAKLKSLNKGKKD, encoded by the coding sequence ATGAAAGGCAAAATTCTTGCATCAATCGTCGCTATGAGTGCGATTTTAGGCACAAGTAGCTTGGCATGCACTACCATTTTAGTAGGAGATAAAGCTTCAAACGACGGCTCTATGCTAGTGGCTAGAAGCGCTGATAGCAAGGCTATAAAGGCACAAGTCTTTTTGATACATCCAGCTACGAAAAACCAAACTGGCATGCACAGCTCAAAGGCACATGACGGCGCAAATGACTTTACATATCCGCTCCCAAAAGATGGCATGAGATACACAACTATCGCAAACTCACACACAAAACTTCACGGAGCAGTCGGCTACAACGAGGCTGGCGTAGGACTTAGTGGCACTGAGACCATCTATGCAAAAGATGAGCTTTTAAAAGTTGATCCATACAACGAAGAGACCGGCATCACAGAAGATGACATCCCAGACGTGCTTTTGCCACGTATGAAGAGTGCAAAAGAGGGCGTTAAGCTTCTTGGCGAGATAGTGGAGACAAAAGGCGCTGGAGAGGGCTTTGGCGTGGTATTTGTCGATGCAAACGAGCTTTGGTACTTTGAAACTGGCACAGGTCATAAATGGATCGCTTCAAAGATCCCACAAGATGAGTATTTCGTCACTGCAAACCAAGGCAGACTACACGCTTACAAAGAGAATGATCCAAATTTCATAGGCGCAAAAGATGTGATCAAATTTGCGATCGACAACAAGACTTATGACCCTGCAAAAGATGGCGAATTTAACTTTACAAAGGCCTATACAAGGGATGATGAGAGAGATATGACCTACAACTATCCACGTGTTTGCTGGGTTCAAAGTATGTTTAATCCAAGCTTAAAACAAGACTTCGCTGATGGTCAGAAATTCCCAGTATTTTTAAAACCAGAGAAAAAACTAAGTGTTGAAGATCTAAAAGCTGCGATGAGAGCCCACTACGATGGCACTGCGTTTGATAACTACGCTAGCAAAGATGAAGATAAGAAAAACATCTACCGCGCTATAAGCGTCTTTAGAACGTATGAGTCTCACGTCATGCAGGTGCGCCCGTGGCTACCAAAAGAGATCGGCCGCGTGACCTACGTCGCTCTTGGTATGGCTGATCTTAGCGTTTATTTGCCGTATTACGAGGGGCTTGATGGCTTTATAAAAGGCTACTCTGATGGCTCATATGACGCTGATGATACTTCGATATACTGGGTTTATAGAAAGCTTCAAACCCTTGTAATGACTGATTATGAGAAGTATTCGCCAGTGGTAAAAGAGGCCTACGCTAAATTTGAAAAAGAGTTGGCAGTAAAACAGGCTAAATTTGAAGATGAGTATGTGAAACTTTATAAAAAAGATAAGAAAAAAGCGGACAAACTCTTAAATGAATTTAGTCAAAAGACTATGCAAGAGGCTAAGGACTTAACGCAGGAGCTTACAAACAAAGTCTTTACTATGCTTACAGCCGATATGGATGCTAAGCTAAAATCCCTAAATAAAGGCAAAAAAGACTAA
- the metE gene encoding 5-methyltetrahydropteroyltriglutamate--homocysteine S-methyltransferase, giving the protein MIKSYVLGFPRIGEKRELKRALEGFWAGKEGFSEENLQETAKTLRQRHWKYQQDAGISAISVNDFSFYDLMLDNIIAFGATPPRFANLSGLEQYFACSRGNKNGVAMEMTKWFNTNYHYIVPELSSESKFSLKADKILNEYKEAKANGVKGKVNLIGPITFLALSKTTDGSCPFKHLDALVGEYKKLLEQISKLDDEILVQFDEPIFVTDKNEELLLPLITKVYNELTGVANNIKIVFATYFEHAIKAVGEVAKTKIYGIALDFIHGKRNFEALETIKNSHLTLFAGVIDGRNIWKSNIDEKVKLVREISEKIGGKDFYIGTSCSLLHVPYTLKYEENLNPEIKSWLSFAVEKLDEIKIITKLANGEKLNESETKIYEENKNAVKTRATSKLIHSESVQKRIKNLSKFERDEKFEDRIKIQRETLKYGILPTTTIGSFPQTVDLRVLRQNFKKGEIDVAAYEAGIKKYIDHCVKFQEDIGLDVLVHGEPERNDMVEYFGEQISGYAFSQNGWVQSYGSRCVKPPLLFGDVSRPEPMTVKWMKYAQSITKHVMKGMLTGPVTMLNWSFVRDDLPRSEVAKQLALCIYDEIADLQNAGIRVIQVDEAAFKEGYPLRAENIPAYEKFAVDCFKLSVSSAEAKTQIHTHMCYSEFNDIIKTIEAMDADVISIETARSGNELLKIFKAVGYKQEVGPGVYDIHSPRVPSVEEIVAQIKALLEVLPKEQLWINPDCGLKTRKWEEVEPSLKNMVEAVKIIRGL; this is encoded by the coding sequence ATGATAAAAAGTTATGTTTTAGGTTTTCCAAGAATCGGAGAGAAAAGAGAGTTAAAGCGCGCATTAGAGGGCTTTTGGGCTGGTAAAGAGGGCTTTAGTGAAGAGAATTTGCAAGAGACTGCAAAGACGCTTCGCCAAAGACACTGGAAATATCAACAAGACGCTGGCATTTCGGCTATTAGCGTTAATGATTTTTCATTTTACGACCTAATGCTTGATAACATCATCGCTTTTGGCGCTACGCCTCCAAGATTTGCAAATTTAAGCGGCTTAGAGCAATATTTTGCTTGCTCAAGAGGCAATAAAAACGGCGTTGCGATGGAGATGACAAAGTGGTTTAACACAAACTACCACTATATCGTGCCAGAGCTTAGCAGCGAGAGTAAATTTAGCCTAAAAGCGGACAAAATTTTAAATGAATACAAAGAGGCGAAGGCTAACGGCGTAAAAGGCAAGGTAAATTTGATCGGCCCTATCACATTTTTGGCCCTTTCAAAGACGACTGACGGCAGCTGCCCATTTAAGCATCTTGACGCACTTGTAGGCGAGTACAAAAAGCTACTTGAGCAAATTTCTAAGCTTGATGATGAAATTTTAGTGCAGTTTGACGAGCCGATCTTCGTAACTGACAAAAACGAAGAGCTACTCTTACCACTTATCACAAAGGTTTATAACGAGCTAACGGGCGTTGCAAATAACATCAAGATCGTGTTTGCGACATATTTTGAGCATGCGATCAAGGCAGTTGGCGAAGTGGCTAAAACTAAAATTTACGGCATCGCACTTGACTTCATCCACGGCAAGAGAAATTTCGAAGCACTTGAGACTATCAAAAATAGCCATTTGACGCTATTTGCAGGCGTGATCGACGGCAGAAATATCTGGAAAAGCAACATCGATGAGAAGGTAAAACTTGTTCGTGAAATTTCAGAAAAAATAGGCGGCAAAGACTTTTACATAGGCACTTCATGCTCACTTCTACATGTGCCATACACTCTAAAATATGAAGAGAATTTAAACCCTGAGATCAAAAGCTGGCTAAGCTTTGCGGTTGAGAAGCTTGATGAGATCAAGATCATCACAAAACTAGCAAACGGCGAGAAGCTAAATGAGAGCGAAACAAAAATTTACGAAGAGAATAAAAATGCAGTTAAAACCCGCGCTACTTCAAAGCTCATCCACTCTGAAAGCGTCCAAAAACGTATCAAAAATTTAAGCAAATTTGAACGTGATGAGAAATTTGAAGACCGCATAAAAATTCAACGCGAAACACTAAAATACGGTATCTTGCCAACAACAACGATAGGTAGCTTCCCTCAAACGGTTGATCTTCGCGTACTTCGCCAAAATTTCAAAAAAGGCGAGATCGACGTGGCCGCTTATGAAGCTGGTATCAAAAAATATATCGATCACTGCGTGAAATTCCAAGAAGATATCGGCCTAGACGTGCTAGTACACGGCGAGCCAGAGAGAAACGACATGGTTGAGTACTTTGGCGAGCAGATCAGCGGATACGCATTTAGCCAAAATGGCTGGGTACAAAGCTACGGCAGCCGCTGCGTCAAGCCACCACTTCTCTTTGGTGACGTAAGCCGCCCAGAGCCGATGACTGTTAAGTGGATGAAATACGCTCAAAGTATCACAAAACACGTAATGAAGGGCATGCTAACAGGTCCTGTGACTATGCTAAACTGGAGCTTTGTGCGTGACGATCTGCCAAGAAGCGAGGTAGCAAAACAGCTCGCACTTTGCATCTATGACGAGATCGCAGACCTTCAAAATGCAGGCATCAGAGTGATCCAAGTCGATGAGGCAGCGTTTAAAGAGGGCTATCCGCTAAGAGCTGAAAATATCCCAGCTTATGAGAAATTTGCGGTTGATTGCTTCAAGCTTTCAGTAAGCTCAGCCGAGGCAAAAACTCAGATCCACACGCATATGTGCTACTCTGAATTTAACGATATTATTAAGACTATCGAGGCAATGGACGCTGATGTCATCAGTATCGAGACTGCAAGAAGTGGCAACGAGCTACTTAAAATTTTCAAAGCCGTTGGCTACAAACAAGAGGTCGGACCTGGCGTTTACGACATCCACAGCCCACGCGTGCCAAGTGTCGAGGAGATCGTCGCTCAGATCAAAGCTCTGCTTGAAGTCTTGCCAAAAGAGCAACTCTGGATCAACCCTGACTGCGGCCTAAAAACTAGAAAATGGGAAGAGGTCGAGCCAAGCCTTAAAAACATGGTAGAAGCCGTCAAGATCATAAGAGGTCTATA